Proteins encoded together in one Rubripirellula reticaptiva window:
- a CDS encoding S1C family serine protease, translating to MRLLSPTLSTIRLDASMSGQDDLHQHEAAYSKAARTAATWLWIVGIVISTAGLSPAAAQTNLAPPSPVPSIGIPDAYPPGYGNQPLPSPNNEFGQPSVSPPGISSSNFNSGGTLVSVPGELQSLLSSGGVPSSVAQLRLMETQQTKVSKLADSCTVSVQIGPAQGCGVIITESGFILTAAHVAMRPNKLAMVTMSDGRTVRATTLGMNRNVDAGLMKIEPNQNGGRPWPHASLGTSKDLVAGMWCIATGHPGGYDPERSTVTRVGRILRVREGAIETDCALIGGDSGGPLFDLSGRLIAVHSRIGNDVAENLHVPIDFYGTSWDRMRQNDAWGFLPGFRPVLGVTGSPSLTRAVIEIVRTGSPAEEAGMQVGDIIEQFGDVVISDFASLKSAVADTMPGERVSVWLNRSNDRIRVSVEVGRAD from the coding sequence TACTCGAAAGCGGCGCGGACCGCCGCGACGTGGTTGTGGATTGTTGGGATTGTGATCAGCACCGCCGGCTTGTCGCCCGCCGCCGCCCAGACGAATCTCGCGCCGCCGTCGCCCGTACCATCGATAGGAATCCCGGACGCGTACCCGCCTGGCTACGGAAACCAACCGTTACCTTCGCCCAACAATGAGTTTGGCCAGCCGAGTGTTTCGCCGCCAGGAATTTCTTCGTCGAACTTTAACTCAGGTGGCACGTTAGTTTCCGTTCCTGGCGAACTGCAATCACTGCTCAGCTCCGGCGGCGTTCCCTCCAGCGTCGCCCAGTTGCGTTTGATGGAAACTCAGCAGACCAAAGTTTCAAAACTTGCAGACTCTTGCACCGTCAGCGTCCAGATTGGACCGGCACAAGGATGCGGTGTCATCATCACCGAAAGTGGCTTCATCCTGACCGCAGCTCACGTTGCGATGCGTCCCAACAAATTGGCGATGGTGACGATGTCCGATGGACGAACCGTCCGTGCCACCACCCTTGGCATGAACCGCAACGTCGATGCTGGACTGATGAAGATCGAACCCAACCAGAACGGTGGCCGCCCTTGGCCGCATGCCTCGCTCGGAACAAGCAAAGACTTGGTCGCGGGAATGTGGTGCATCGCGACCGGACACCCTGGCGGCTACGACCCGGAACGCAGCACAGTGACCCGAGTGGGCCGAATTTTGCGAGTACGCGAGGGCGCGATCGAAACCGATTGCGCGTTGATCGGCGGCGATAGTGGTGGTCCACTGTTCGACCTTAGCGGCCGATTGATTGCGGTGCACAGCCGAATCGGGAACGATGTCGCCGAAAACCTTCACGTTCCAATCGACTTCTATGGCACATCGTGGGATCGAATGCGGCAAAACGATGCCTGGGGTTTTTTGCCCGGGTTCCGTCCCGTCTTGGGTGTCACGGGCAGCCCGAGTTTAACGCGAGCAGTTATCGAAATTGTTCGCACTGGATCGCCTGCCGAAGAAGCCGGCATGCAGGTGGGTGATATTATCGAGCAATTTGGCGACGTCGTCATTAGCGACTTTGCTTCGCTAAAATCAGCGGTCGCTGACACAATGCCAGGAGAGCGAGTCTCCGTTTGGTTGAATCGTTCGAACGATCGAATACGAGTGAGTGTGGAAGTCGGTCGTGCCGACTAA
- a CDS encoding S1C family serine protease codes for MKTSAIMNLVSKRSLRWMVSTLLFMASSTLVTSTSTSPANADERRDNADMTRLIRPISDSVQYSVAQVLSGGRPVALATIVSSDGYLLTKRSELSGDPIRIRLYDGRLYPARVAAVRRRNDLALLRIDAPIKLTPLEMEDYLPPVASFLISPGRTGRPVGIGVLGVQPRKIEHKGRLGVLLVDNADGRALVDEVHPNSGADSAGVARGDLIVAINGHREVSKNSVMETLRGMFPGEDVRLTILRPGKTQGLETMEMDARIRDLNMMRESENDSRVNGPRNDRLSGFDRVIQHDTVLDPDECGGPILDTSGRVIGINIARAGRVVSYALPSSLVMTELASMLQETRRAE; via the coding sequence ATGAAAACATCAGCAATCATGAATCTCGTATCAAAACGCAGTCTTCGCTGGATGGTGTCGACGTTGCTGTTCATGGCGTCGTCGACATTGGTAACATCCACGTCGACGTCACCAGCCAACGCCGATGAACGCCGCGACAACGCCGATATGACTCGGTTGATTCGGCCGATCTCGGATTCCGTCCAGTACTCGGTTGCCCAAGTCCTTAGCGGTGGACGCCCAGTGGCACTGGCCACGATCGTTTCGTCAGATGGCTATTTGTTGACCAAACGTAGCGAATTGAGCGGCGATCCGATCCGAATTCGGCTGTATGACGGCCGTCTGTATCCCGCCCGCGTCGCCGCCGTTCGTCGCCGGAACGATCTGGCCCTGCTTCGCATTGACGCGCCAATCAAGTTGACGCCATTGGAGATGGAAGACTACTTGCCACCGGTGGCTAGCTTCCTGATCAGCCCCGGCCGAACCGGGCGCCCCGTGGGGATCGGCGTGCTTGGCGTCCAACCACGAAAGATCGAACACAAAGGTCGGCTTGGCGTGTTGCTAGTCGACAACGCGGACGGCCGCGCGCTGGTCGACGAAGTCCATCCGAACAGCGGTGCCGATTCAGCGGGTGTCGCACGAGGTGACTTGATCGTTGCAATCAACGGTCATCGCGAAGTCAGCAAGAACAGTGTGATGGAAACGCTTCGCGGCATGTTCCCGGGTGAAGACGTGCGACTGACGATCTTGCGTCCCGGCAAGACCCAAGGACTCGAGACCATGGAAATGGATGCTCGGATTCGTGATTTGAACATGATGCGAGAATCCGAAAACGACTCGCGAGTCAACGGTCCGCGAAACGACCGACTCAGTGGATTCGATCGCGTCATCCAGCACGATACGGTATTAGATCCCGATGAGTGCGGCGGTCCGATCTTGGACACGTCGGGCCGAGTGATCGGCATCAACATCGCCCGCGCCGGTCGCGTTGTCAGCTACGCCCTGCCATCGTCACTCGTCATGACTGAACTGGCCAGCATGCTGCAAGAAACTCGGCGTGCCGAGTAA
- a CDS encoding GNAT family N-acetyltransferase encodes MCESVSNHQSSVGQSAGRIVRAAVHTDAGAIADIYNHHVLAGGATFDVLPWTATQVSELLLIKSPETWVVCVDGEQMLGWASARQFSIRYGFRMSLEWAIYLSPEAIGKGVANSLIVDVEQRCRDGQVHHLMSRVIATNQRSMAFHYRHGYELVGVQKEIGNLDNQWIDLAILQKIL; translated from the coding sequence GTGTGCGAATCAGTAAGCAATCACCAGTCAAGTGTCGGCCAGTCGGCTGGGCGGATCGTTCGGGCAGCGGTGCATACCGATGCGGGGGCGATCGCAGACATTTACAACCATCATGTGCTTGCCGGTGGTGCGACGTTCGACGTATTGCCTTGGACTGCAACCCAGGTCAGTGAATTACTGCTGATCAAATCGCCCGAGACCTGGGTGGTTTGTGTCGACGGTGAACAAATGCTCGGATGGGCATCTGCTCGCCAGTTCAGCATTCGCTACGGGTTTCGTATGAGCCTTGAATGGGCGATTTATCTATCGCCTGAAGCGATCGGAAAGGGTGTCGCCAATTCTTTGATCGTGGATGTCGAGCAGCGATGCCGTGACGGTCAGGTTCATCATTTGATGTCTCGTGTGATCGCGACGAACCAACGCAGCATGGCGTTCCATTACCGCCACGGTTATGAGTTGGTCGGCGTTCAAAAAGAGATCGGCAATCTGGACAATCAGTGGATCGACTTAGCGATCCTGCAAAAGATTCTTTGA
- a CDS encoding alpha/beta hydrolase: MGKPLQSFRRYLLDRMVLRPSRVHIPHGVQTRVMMDVCGRSLECFVQRNFDDDGPADLLVLKFPGTAGRAERSSMTPVSMLDGVRGEVWTWNPPGYGRSEGRASLQSIAIAAQHFFRNVVQAGSVVPGVIWLCGNSLGCNVALHVAATMDCGDASAGLVLRNPPPLIPVVMRIARQYPLGQRVRSIAESLSDEMNAMKTAPQVSLPAVFMQSEKDELVPPSIQDELIDCYAGDRRVVKLSGLKHAGIASPEQEALIEKEIRWLWNQTGKESPTCANQ; this comes from the coding sequence ATGGGCAAGCCGCTTCAATCGTTTCGTCGTTATCTGCTCGATCGGATGGTGCTGCGCCCTTCACGAGTGCATATCCCGCATGGCGTGCAGACTCGGGTGATGATGGATGTTTGCGGTCGATCGCTGGAATGTTTCGTGCAGCGAAATTTCGACGACGACGGTCCAGCCGATTTGTTGGTTTTGAAGTTTCCGGGCACGGCCGGTCGTGCTGAACGGTCGTCGATGACGCCGGTTTCAATGTTGGACGGTGTGCGCGGCGAGGTCTGGACATGGAATCCGCCGGGATACGGTCGCAGCGAAGGACGAGCCAGTTTGCAGTCGATCGCGATCGCGGCCCAGCATTTCTTTCGCAATGTTGTCCAAGCCGGTAGCGTCGTACCAGGTGTAATCTGGTTGTGTGGCAATTCGCTCGGGTGCAACGTTGCGCTACATGTCGCGGCGACGATGGATTGCGGCGATGCGTCAGCCGGTTTGGTGTTGCGGAACCCGCCACCGCTGATTCCTGTGGTGATGCGGATCGCTCGCCAATATCCGCTTGGACAAAGGGTGCGGTCGATTGCGGAAAGTCTTAGTGACGAGATGAATGCGATGAAAACCGCGCCGCAGGTGTCGTTGCCCGCCGTTTTCATGCAGTCCGAGAAAGATGAACTGGTTCCACCGTCAATTCAAGATGAGCTGATCGATTGCTATGCCGGTGACCGGCGAGTCGTCAAGCTTTCCGGTCTTAAACACGCGGGTATCGCGTCGCCGGAACAAGAGGCGTTGATTGAAAAAGAAATTCGATGGCTATGGAATCAAACGGGCAAGGAATCCCCAACGTGTGCGAATCAGTAA
- the metG gene encoding methionine--tRNA ligase: MTRKILVTSALPYANGPIHIGHLVEYIQTDIWVRFQKLRGNRCLYICADDTHGTAIMIRARKEGRSEEELIAAMSESHQRDFAGFGIEFDHYGSTNSEANRDLCHQIWQSLRDANLIVERTIEQLFDPEAETFLADRFVRGTCPQCGLTDQAGDNCNNGHTYAPTDLIDPKSTLSGATPVMKAANHLFVELEKLHGFLADWVESGDALQSEIANYLKGHFLADALRDWDISRPAPYFGFEIPDAPGNFWYVWFDAPIGYIASTAQWCEINNEKLDDWWKSDDCEIHHFIGKDITYFHTLFWPGMLKTAGFSLPTKVHIHGFLNVDGKKMSKRDGTLVSAESYLKYAHPSYLRYFYATKLSTRVEDLDLGIEEFADKVNSDLVGKVVNLASRVGKFAGQTGLAATYPDDGGLFKNAAEAGDEIAAAYEAGDFSRATRKIMELADAANPFVEHAKPWEMKKDPAREGELRDVCTIALNLFRQLAIYLAPVLPELAGQCERLLGDSITHWDQSKTPLLGTPVAKFERMLDRLNPEELQKMIDESKEVADADAAGDAIADAAAQYNDSDQPLKDEPLADEISIDDFTKVDLRVARVIAAEHVPEANKLLKLTLSLGGDERRQVFAGIKAAYEPEALVGRLVVMVANLKPRKMRFGLSEGMVTASGPGGAEVYVLGIDEGAKPGQRVH; this comes from the coding sequence ATGACACGAAAAATTCTCGTCACCAGCGCTCTTCCCTACGCCAACGGTCCGATCCACATCGGTCACTTGGTCGAATACATCCAAACCGACATTTGGGTGCGATTTCAGAAACTGCGTGGGAACCGATGTCTGTACATTTGTGCCGATGATACGCACGGCACCGCGATCATGATCCGTGCTCGGAAAGAAGGCCGCAGCGAAGAAGAATTGATCGCCGCGATGAGCGAGTCGCACCAGCGTGACTTTGCCGGATTTGGCATCGAGTTCGATCACTACGGCAGCACCAACAGCGAAGCGAACCGCGATCTGTGTCACCAGATTTGGCAGTCACTGCGTGATGCGAATCTGATCGTCGAACGTACGATCGAGCAACTGTTCGACCCCGAAGCCGAAACGTTCCTGGCCGATCGTTTCGTCCGTGGTACCTGTCCTCAGTGTGGCCTGACCGACCAAGCGGGCGACAACTGCAACAACGGTCATACCTATGCACCGACGGATTTGATCGATCCCAAGAGTACGCTCAGTGGTGCGACGCCGGTGATGAAGGCGGCAAATCACCTGTTTGTCGAGCTTGAAAAGTTGCACGGTTTTTTGGCCGATTGGGTGGAATCCGGCGATGCACTGCAAAGTGAGATTGCCAACTATTTGAAAGGCCACTTTTTGGCCGACGCGCTTCGCGACTGGGACATCAGCCGTCCCGCACCGTATTTTGGTTTTGAAATCCCTGATGCTCCAGGTAACTTTTGGTACGTCTGGTTCGACGCACCGATCGGGTACATCGCCAGCACGGCGCAGTGGTGCGAAATCAACAACGAAAAACTTGACGATTGGTGGAAGAGCGACGATTGCGAAATCCACCACTTCATCGGCAAGGACATCACGTATTTTCACACTCTGTTTTGGCCAGGGATGTTGAAGACGGCCGGATTTAGTCTTCCAACGAAGGTGCACATCCACGGATTCTTGAATGTCGATGGCAAGAAAATGTCCAAGCGTGATGGCACGCTTGTGTCGGCGGAAAGCTATTTGAAGTACGCCCATCCGTCGTACCTGCGATACTTCTATGCAACCAAGCTTTCGACTCGCGTCGAAGATTTGGATTTGGGCATCGAAGAATTTGCTGACAAAGTGAACAGCGACTTGGTCGGCAAGGTGGTCAACTTGGCTAGCCGAGTGGGCAAGTTTGCAGGTCAAACGGGATTGGCCGCTACTTATCCTGACGATGGCGGGCTGTTCAAGAATGCCGCCGAAGCGGGCGATGAAATCGCGGCGGCTTACGAAGCCGGTGACTTCAGCCGGGCAACTCGAAAGATCATGGAACTGGCCGACGCCGCTAACCCGTTCGTTGAACACGCCAAGCCATGGGAAATGAAGAAAGACCCAGCTCGTGAAGGCGAACTTCGCGACGTCTGCACGATCGCGCTGAACTTGTTCCGGCAATTGGCGATTTACTTGGCGCCCGTGTTGCCTGAATTGGCCGGCCAGTGTGAACGCTTGCTGGGTGATTCGATCACGCACTGGGACCAAAGCAAGACGCCGCTGCTGGGAACACCCGTCGCCAAATTTGAACGCATGTTAGACCGACTCAACCCCGAGGAATTACAGAAGATGATTGACGAGAGTAAAGAAGTTGCGGATGCCGATGCCGCTGGTGACGCGATCGCTGATGCTGCAGCACAGTACAACGACAGCGATCAGCCGTTGAAGGACGAACCGCTTGCCGACGAAATCTCGATTGATGATTTCACGAAGGTCGATCTGCGAGTTGCGCGAGTGATTGCTGCCGAGCATGTGCCAGAAGCGAACAAATTGTTGAAGTTGACGCTAAGCCTTGGTGGCGACGAGCGTCGTCAGGTCTTCGCGGGAATCAAAGCAGCCTACGAGCCCGAAGCTCTGGTCGGCCGATTGGTCGTGATGGTCGCTAACTTGAAACCGCGTAAAATGCGTTTTGGACTAAGCGAGGGGATGGTCACGGCATCCGGCCCTGGCGGTGCCGAAGTTTACGTCTTGGGCATCGACGAGGGTGCCAAGCCCGGACAACGCGTTCACTAA
- a CDS encoding trypsin-like peptidase domain-containing protein: MTRLMFAWAATVGLLAVTLMSSVATAADAILIEFSSSHCVPCQAMKPVLAQLERSGVPIRHVDVASEPAVASRYGIRKTPTFIVVSGGKEVTRLVGIQTFDQLQRAIATDPSGPLFATGAVKRSFDDIPAPQTRLAPVGSQLGSFQSRPAPTDPLFGQPTPPSNPNTLVAAAAPSNNIRSEAMPNMSAADAVQRAEAATVRLRVHDGKGYGAGTGTIIDTHGEDALVLTCGHLFRDNEGKGKIEVDIFVGGEVRTVLGEVIDFDADTRDIALVAIRPGFPVHPVSVVSLDELPRNGQTVFSFGCDRGDDPSRRDTRITGINKYNQHLGASNIEIDGAPIDGRSGGGLFDEQGRLVGVCNAADYKNDVGIYAGSGAVQWQLDRVNLSHLYQPNPAASVASAPQTQNQSPQNPPADRIASLPNGVQQDFGQVMQASAISSDQEVIVIVRDRNNPGAKSQVMTLREPTADLMQMIQRHAR, from the coding sequence GTGACGAGGCTGATGTTCGCATGGGCAGCAACTGTAGGGTTGCTCGCCGTCACACTGATGAGTTCGGTTGCCACAGCCGCCGACGCCATCTTGATTGAGTTTTCATCGTCGCATTGCGTGCCTTGCCAAGCAATGAAGCCGGTGTTGGCCCAACTTGAACGAAGCGGAGTCCCCATCCGTCACGTCGATGTGGCCAGCGAGCCCGCTGTCGCATCGCGTTACGGCATCCGCAAAACGCCGACCTTCATCGTCGTGTCAGGCGGCAAAGAAGTCACTCGGCTGGTCGGTATCCAAACGTTCGATCAACTGCAACGAGCGATCGCGACCGATCCGTCTGGTCCACTGTTCGCCACCGGCGCTGTCAAACGTTCGTTCGATGACATCCCCGCACCGCAGACTCGGCTAGCTCCAGTTGGATCCCAACTTGGATCCTTCCAATCGCGACCAGCACCGACCGATCCGCTATTTGGACAACCCACCCCCCCTAGCAATCCCAACACGCTCGTTGCCGCGGCCGCCCCAAGCAACAACATACGTAGTGAAGCGATGCCGAACATGTCCGCGGCCGACGCCGTGCAACGCGCCGAGGCGGCAACGGTCCGGTTGCGAGTCCACGATGGCAAAGGCTACGGCGCTGGCACCGGCACGATCATCGATACTCATGGCGAAGACGCCTTGGTGCTGACTTGTGGTCACCTGTTCCGCGACAACGAAGGCAAAGGAAAAATCGAAGTCGACATTTTTGTCGGCGGCGAAGTTCGAACGGTCTTGGGCGAGGTCATCGACTTTGACGCCGACACTCGCGACATCGCATTGGTCGCGATTCGCCCTGGATTTCCAGTTCACCCGGTCAGTGTGGTAAGCCTGGACGAATTGCCGCGCAACGGCCAAACCGTGTTCAGCTTTGGCTGCGATCGCGGCGACGACCCATCGCGGCGTGATACAAGAATCACCGGCATCAACAAATACAATCAACATCTCGGTGCCTCGAATATCGAAATCGACGGAGCACCGATCGATGGTCGCAGCGGTGGCGGACTATTCGACGAACAAGGTCGACTGGTCGGCGTCTGCAACGCAGCAGATTACAAGAATGACGTTGGAATCTATGCCGGATCGGGTGCCGTCCAGTGGCAACTCGACCGCGTGAACCTATCGCACCTGTATCAGCCCAACCCGGCCGCATCGGTTGCGTCAGCACCCCAAACACAAAACCAGTCACCACAAAATCCGCCGGCCGACCGAATCGCGAGTCTGCCAAACGGAGTCCAGCAAGATTTTGGACAAGTCATGCAGGCATCGGCGATCAGCAGCGACCAAGAAGTCATCGTCATCGTTCGCGACCGCAACAATCCGGGCGCCAAATCCCAAGTGATGACCCTGCGAGAACCAACCGCAGACCTAATGCAAATGATCCAGCGTCACGCCCGTTAA